From Pongo pygmaeus isolate AG05252 chromosome 2, NHGRI_mPonPyg2-v2.0_pri, whole genome shotgun sequence, a single genomic window includes:
- the CHCHD4 gene encoding mitochondrial intermembrane space import and assembly protein 40 isoform X2 encodes MSYCRQEGKDRIIFVTKEDHETPSSAELVADDPNDPYEEHGLILPNGNINWNCPCLGGMASGPCGEQFKSAFSCFHYSTEEIKGSDCVDQFRAMQECMQKYPDLYPQEDEDEEEEREKKPAEQAEETAPTEATATKEEEGSS; translated from the exons GGAAGGATCGAATCATATTTGTAACCAAAGAAGATCATGAAACTCCAAGCAGTGCCGAATTAGTGGCTGATGACCCCAACGATCCATACGAGGAGCATG GATTGATACTGCCAAATGGAAACATTAACTGGAACTGCCCATGCCTTGGGGGAATGGCCAGCGGCCCCTGTGGAGAACAGTTCAAGTCAGCCTTTTCCTGCTTCCACTATAGCACGGAGGAGATCAAGGGGTCAGACTGTGTAGACCAGTTCCGGGCCATGCAGGAATGCATGCAGAAATACCCAGACCTCTATCCCCaagaggatgaggatgaggaagaggaaagagagaagaagccagcagaacaagcagaagaaacagcTCCCACTGAGGCCACTGCAACCAAAGAAGAGGAGGGGTCAAGTTAA